A genomic segment from Antedon mediterranea chromosome 6, ecAntMedi1.1, whole genome shotgun sequence encodes:
- the LOC140052290 gene encoding uncharacterized protein isoform X1: protein MQVKAMYWIVFACSSSPCGPGTCMSTNPSGSTCVCPEGYSGDDCSIYNACSSSPCGPGTCMSTNPSEYTCVCPEGYLGDDCSTYNACSSSPCGPGTCMSTNPSEYTCVCPEGYLGDDCSTYNDQSTESPIEDIATSNSMIYIIAAAVTAALILLMIVVIIILLRKRRNLKDENETTDDIGLQTVLSTGKVAYQSTTYSSGRISYHAELAVDGDTSSDFSSGSCSRTAASAGATAFWYVDLGDTYSIDYVNVFPATQFAATLTGIEVRVTSFTNSILSSTNICGSIPSGHHFVNCNPSLIGRYVSLHNSNINEIIVCEVQVNGDNISPSVDCPADIGRGASISNQVTVTWNDPSVSDNIDTGLSATCTPPSGSLFHIGSTDVYCSARDMAFNSGSCTFTVSVFDTGNPQVTCPSNIEEDTGTDQTTVTWDDPSVSDNFDTGLSATCVPPSGSSFNIGSYSVTCTATDNAGREGECTFIVTVNDGRIPIVICPDDITMDTNTEGTTVTWDDPSVSNNVDTGLSATCTPPSGSLFNAGSTNVICTATDSAGNMGSCQFTVIINDSGGLIVTCPDNIEERTNIEQVTVTWDDPSVSDNVDNGLSATCTPASGSSFNIGSNGVKCTATDIAGNVGSCQFTVNIIIDDSDAPVVTCPDRAKNQFTVTWNDLLVSDNGLSPTCSPPSGSLFDAGSTDVTCTSTDIAGNTGSCEFTVSFDGREDTLSNTVSGYLIAVIIVLVVIILVMFPVLIFYCRSHYSQKNKRKDDSTAMNMPTYDAIAMKPAATEYEINLPTPGNVTAPPPQPESRERLNSGYQDLHTYSSVGPVVI from the exons ATGCAGGTTAAAGCAATGTATTGGATTGTCTTTG CTTGTTCCTCTAGTCCATGTGGACCTGGTACTTGTATGTCTACCAATCCTTCAGGATCCACTTGTGTCTGCCCTGAAGGGTATTCGGGGGACGACTGTAGCATTTACAATG CTTGTTCCTCTAGTCCATGTGGACCTGGTACTTGTATGTCTACCAATCCTTCAGAATACACTTGTGTCTGCCCTGAAGGGTATTTGGGTGACGACTGTAGCACGTACAATG CTTGTTCCTCTAGTCCATGTGGACCTGGTACTTGTATGTCTACCAATCCTTCAGAATACACTTGTGTCTGCCCTGAAGGGTATTTGGGTGACGACTGTAGCACGTACAATG ATCAATCAACAGAAAGCCCCATAGAAGATATCGCTACCAGTAACAGTATGATATATATTATAGCGGCTGCTGTTACGGCTGCATTAATCCTACTGATGATTgtagttattattattctattacgAAAACGAAG AAATTTAAAGGATGAAAATGAAACAACTGACGATATTGGACTACAAA CTGTTTTATCAACTGGCAAGGTTGCATACCAGAGTACAACTTATTCCTCTGGTCGTATATCATATCATGCTGAATTAGCTGTTGATGGTGACACCAGTAGTGACTTCAGCAGTGGTTCATGTTCACGTACTGCTG CTTCTGCAGGGGCAACTGCTTTTTGGTATGTTGATTTAGGAGATACATACAGCATTGACTATGTTAATGTATTCCCAGCAACTCAATTTGCAG caACACTTACTGGCATTGAGGTGCGTGTTACTAGTTTTACCAATTCAATCCTTAGTTCCACTAACATCTGTGGATCTATCCCTTCTGGTCATCACTTTGTAAACTGCAATCCATCTTTGATTGGACGTTATGTTTCTTTACATAACAGTAATATCAATGAAATCATTGTTTGTGAAGTACAGGTTAATGGAG ACAACATTAGTCCCAGTGTTGATTGCCCTGCTGATATAGGTAGAGGTGCATCAATATCAAACCAAGTTACAGTGACCTGGAATGACCCCTCAGTCAGTGATAATATTGATACTGGTCTGTCAGCTACTTGTACTCCACCTTCTGGTTCATTATTTCATATTGGTTCAACTGATGTTTATTGTTCAGCTAGAGATATGGCTTTCAACAGTGGTAGTTGTACTTTCACAGTTAGTGTATTTG ATACTGGTAATCCTCAAGTGACCTGCCCAAGTAACATTGAAGAAGATACAGGCACAGACCAAACTACAGTGACTTGGGATGACCCCTCAGTCAGTGACAATTTTGATACAGGTCTGTCAGCTACTTGTGTTCCACCTTCTGGTTCATCATTTAATATTGGTTCATATAGTGTCACTTGTACTGCAACTGATAATGCTGGCCGAGAAGGAGAATGTACATTCATAGTTACTGTTAATG ATGGAAGAATTCCCATTGTTATATGCCCTGATGATATAACCATGGATACAAACACAGAAGGAACTACAGTGACCTGGGATGACCCCTCAGTGAGTAATAATGTTGATACTGGTCTGTCAGCTACTTGTACTCCACCTTCTGGTTCCTTATTTAATGCTGGTTCAACTAATGTTATTTGTACTGCTACAGATAGTGCTGGTAATATGGGAAGTTGTCAATTTACAGTTATTATCAATG ATTCTGGGGGTCTAATTGTAACATGTCCTGATAACATTGAAGAACGTACAAACATAGAACAAGTTACAGTGACCTGGGATGACCCCTCAGTGAGTGACAATGTTGACAATGGTCTGTCAGCAACTTGTACTCCAGCTTCTGGTTCATCATTTAATATTGGCTCAAATGGTGTTAAATGTACTGCTACAGATATTGCTGGGAACGTGGGAAGTTGTCAATTTACAGTTAATATCATTATTG ATGATAGTGATGCTCCAGTTGTAACATGTCCTGACcgtgcgaaaaatcaatttactGTGACCTGGAATGACCTCTTGGTCAGTGACAATGGTCTGTCACCTACTTGTTCTCCACCTTCTGGTTCATTATTTGATGCCGGTTCAACTGATGTAACTTGCACATCAACAGATATTGCTGGAAATACAGGTAGCTGTGAATTTACAGTTTCCTTTGATG GCAGGGAAGATACATTGAGCAACACAGTATCCGGTTACCTTATAGCAGTAATAATTGTTCTTGTTGTCATCATTTTGGTGATGTTTCCAGTTTTGATCTTTTATTGCAG GTCCCACTATTCTCAGAAGAACAAGAGAAAGGATGATAGCACAGCGATGAACATGCCTACGTATGATGCTATTGCAATGAAACCAGCTGCTACAGAATATGAGATAAACCTGCCAACACCTGGCAATGTTACAGCACCACCACCTCAGCCAGAATCTAGAGAAAGGCTTAATTCTGGATATCAAGATCTGCACACATATTCGTCGGTGGGACCAGTAGTGATTTAA
- the LOC140052290 gene encoding hyalin-like isoform X3, with protein sequence MQVKAMYWIVFACSSSPCGPGTCMSTNPSGSTCVCPEGYSGDDCSIYNACSSSPCGPGTCMSTNPSEYTCVCPEGYLGDDCSTYNACSSSPCGPGTCMSTNPSEYTCVCPEGYLGDDCSTYNDQSTESPIEDIATSNSMIYIIAAAVTAALILLMIVVIIILLRKRRNLKDENETTDDIGLQTVLSTGKVAYQSTTYSSGRISYHAELAVDGDTSSDFSSGSCSRTAASAGATAFWYVDLGDTYSIDYVNVFPATQFAATLTGIEVRVTSFTNSILSSTNICGSIPSGHHFVNCNPSLIGRYVSLHNSNINEIIVCEVQVNGDNISPSVDCPADIGRGASISNQVTVTWNDPSVSDNIDTGLSATCTPPSGSLFHIGSTDVYCSARDMAFNSGSCTFTVSVFDTGNPQVTCPSNIEEDTGTDQTTVTWDDPSVSDNFDTGLSATCVPPSGSSFNIGSYSVTCTATDNAGREGECTFIVTVNDGRIPIVICPDDITMDTNTEGTTVTWDDPSVSNNVDTGLSATCTPPSGSLFNAGSTNVICTATDSAGNMGSCQFTVIINDSGGLIVTCPDNIEERTNIEQVTVTWDDPSVSDNVDNGLSATCTPASGSSFNIGSNGVKCTATDIAGNVGSCQFTVNIIIDDSDAPVVTCPDRAKNQFTVTWNDLLVSDNGLSPTCSPPSGSLFDAGSTDVTCTSTDIAGNTGSCEFTVSFDGPTILRRTRERMIAQR encoded by the exons ATGCAGGTTAAAGCAATGTATTGGATTGTCTTTG CTTGTTCCTCTAGTCCATGTGGACCTGGTACTTGTATGTCTACCAATCCTTCAGGATCCACTTGTGTCTGCCCTGAAGGGTATTCGGGGGACGACTGTAGCATTTACAATG CTTGTTCCTCTAGTCCATGTGGACCTGGTACTTGTATGTCTACCAATCCTTCAGAATACACTTGTGTCTGCCCTGAAGGGTATTTGGGTGACGACTGTAGCACGTACAATG CTTGTTCCTCTAGTCCATGTGGACCTGGTACTTGTATGTCTACCAATCCTTCAGAATACACTTGTGTCTGCCCTGAAGGGTATTTGGGTGACGACTGTAGCACGTACAATG ATCAATCAACAGAAAGCCCCATAGAAGATATCGCTACCAGTAACAGTATGATATATATTATAGCGGCTGCTGTTACGGCTGCATTAATCCTACTGATGATTgtagttattattattctattacgAAAACGAAG AAATTTAAAGGATGAAAATGAAACAACTGACGATATTGGACTACAAA CTGTTTTATCAACTGGCAAGGTTGCATACCAGAGTACAACTTATTCCTCTGGTCGTATATCATATCATGCTGAATTAGCTGTTGATGGTGACACCAGTAGTGACTTCAGCAGTGGTTCATGTTCACGTACTGCTG CTTCTGCAGGGGCAACTGCTTTTTGGTATGTTGATTTAGGAGATACATACAGCATTGACTATGTTAATGTATTCCCAGCAACTCAATTTGCAG caACACTTACTGGCATTGAGGTGCGTGTTACTAGTTTTACCAATTCAATCCTTAGTTCCACTAACATCTGTGGATCTATCCCTTCTGGTCATCACTTTGTAAACTGCAATCCATCTTTGATTGGACGTTATGTTTCTTTACATAACAGTAATATCAATGAAATCATTGTTTGTGAAGTACAGGTTAATGGAG ACAACATTAGTCCCAGTGTTGATTGCCCTGCTGATATAGGTAGAGGTGCATCAATATCAAACCAAGTTACAGTGACCTGGAATGACCCCTCAGTCAGTGATAATATTGATACTGGTCTGTCAGCTACTTGTACTCCACCTTCTGGTTCATTATTTCATATTGGTTCAACTGATGTTTATTGTTCAGCTAGAGATATGGCTTTCAACAGTGGTAGTTGTACTTTCACAGTTAGTGTATTTG ATACTGGTAATCCTCAAGTGACCTGCCCAAGTAACATTGAAGAAGATACAGGCACAGACCAAACTACAGTGACTTGGGATGACCCCTCAGTCAGTGACAATTTTGATACAGGTCTGTCAGCTACTTGTGTTCCACCTTCTGGTTCATCATTTAATATTGGTTCATATAGTGTCACTTGTACTGCAACTGATAATGCTGGCCGAGAAGGAGAATGTACATTCATAGTTACTGTTAATG ATGGAAGAATTCCCATTGTTATATGCCCTGATGATATAACCATGGATACAAACACAGAAGGAACTACAGTGACCTGGGATGACCCCTCAGTGAGTAATAATGTTGATACTGGTCTGTCAGCTACTTGTACTCCACCTTCTGGTTCCTTATTTAATGCTGGTTCAACTAATGTTATTTGTACTGCTACAGATAGTGCTGGTAATATGGGAAGTTGTCAATTTACAGTTATTATCAATG ATTCTGGGGGTCTAATTGTAACATGTCCTGATAACATTGAAGAACGTACAAACATAGAACAAGTTACAGTGACCTGGGATGACCCCTCAGTGAGTGACAATGTTGACAATGGTCTGTCAGCAACTTGTACTCCAGCTTCTGGTTCATCATTTAATATTGGCTCAAATGGTGTTAAATGTACTGCTACAGATATTGCTGGGAACGTGGGAAGTTGTCAATTTACAGTTAATATCATTATTG ATGATAGTGATGCTCCAGTTGTAACATGTCCTGACcgtgcgaaaaatcaatttactGTGACCTGGAATGACCTCTTGGTCAGTGACAATGGTCTGTCACCTACTTGTTCTCCACCTTCTGGTTCATTATTTGATGCCGGTTCAACTGATGTAACTTGCACATCAACAGATATTGCTGGAAATACAGGTAGCTGTGAATTTACAGTTTCCTTTGATG GTCCCACTATTCTCAGAAGAACAAGAGAAAGGATGATAGCACAGCGATGA
- the LOC140052290 gene encoding hyalin-like isoform X2 — MQVKAMYWIVFACSSSPCGPGTCMSTNPSGSTCVCPEGYSGDDCSIYNACSSSPCGPGTCMSTNPSEYTCVCPEGYLGDDCSTYNACSSSPCGPGTCMSTNPSEYTCVCPEGYLGDDCSTYNDQSTESPIEDIATSNSMIYIIAAAVTAALILLMIVVIIILLRKRRNLKDENETTDDIGLQTVLSTGKVAYQSTTYSSGRISYHAELAVDGDTSSDFSSGSCSRTAASAGATAFWYVDLGDTYSIDYVNVFPATQFAATLTGIEVRVTSFTNSILSSTNICGSIPSGHHFVNCNPSLIGRYVSLHNSNINEIIVCEVQVNGDNISPSVDCPADIGRGASISNQVTVTWNDPSVSDNIDTGLSATCTPPSGSLFHIGSTDVYCSARDMAFNSGSCTFTVSVFDTGNPQVTCPSNIEEDTGTDQTTVTWDDPSVSDNFDTGLSATCVPPSGSSFNIGSYSVTCTATDNAGREGECTFIVTVNDGRIPIVICPDDITMDTNTEGTTVTWDDPSVSNNVDTGLSATCTPPSGSLFNAGSTNVICTATDSAGNMGSCQFTVIINDSGGLIVTCPDNIEERTNIEQVTVTWDDPSVSDNVDNGLSATCTPASGSSFNIGSNGVKCTATDIAGNVGSCQFTVNIIIDDSDAPVVTCPDRAKNQFTVTWNDLLVSDNGLSPTCSPPSGSLFDAGSTDVTCTSTDIAGNTGSCEFTVSFDGREDTLSNTVSGYLIAVPLFSEEQEKG, encoded by the exons ATGCAGGTTAAAGCAATGTATTGGATTGTCTTTG CTTGTTCCTCTAGTCCATGTGGACCTGGTACTTGTATGTCTACCAATCCTTCAGGATCCACTTGTGTCTGCCCTGAAGGGTATTCGGGGGACGACTGTAGCATTTACAATG CTTGTTCCTCTAGTCCATGTGGACCTGGTACTTGTATGTCTACCAATCCTTCAGAATACACTTGTGTCTGCCCTGAAGGGTATTTGGGTGACGACTGTAGCACGTACAATG CTTGTTCCTCTAGTCCATGTGGACCTGGTACTTGTATGTCTACCAATCCTTCAGAATACACTTGTGTCTGCCCTGAAGGGTATTTGGGTGACGACTGTAGCACGTACAATG ATCAATCAACAGAAAGCCCCATAGAAGATATCGCTACCAGTAACAGTATGATATATATTATAGCGGCTGCTGTTACGGCTGCATTAATCCTACTGATGATTgtagttattattattctattacgAAAACGAAG AAATTTAAAGGATGAAAATGAAACAACTGACGATATTGGACTACAAA CTGTTTTATCAACTGGCAAGGTTGCATACCAGAGTACAACTTATTCCTCTGGTCGTATATCATATCATGCTGAATTAGCTGTTGATGGTGACACCAGTAGTGACTTCAGCAGTGGTTCATGTTCACGTACTGCTG CTTCTGCAGGGGCAACTGCTTTTTGGTATGTTGATTTAGGAGATACATACAGCATTGACTATGTTAATGTATTCCCAGCAACTCAATTTGCAG caACACTTACTGGCATTGAGGTGCGTGTTACTAGTTTTACCAATTCAATCCTTAGTTCCACTAACATCTGTGGATCTATCCCTTCTGGTCATCACTTTGTAAACTGCAATCCATCTTTGATTGGACGTTATGTTTCTTTACATAACAGTAATATCAATGAAATCATTGTTTGTGAAGTACAGGTTAATGGAG ACAACATTAGTCCCAGTGTTGATTGCCCTGCTGATATAGGTAGAGGTGCATCAATATCAAACCAAGTTACAGTGACCTGGAATGACCCCTCAGTCAGTGATAATATTGATACTGGTCTGTCAGCTACTTGTACTCCACCTTCTGGTTCATTATTTCATATTGGTTCAACTGATGTTTATTGTTCAGCTAGAGATATGGCTTTCAACAGTGGTAGTTGTACTTTCACAGTTAGTGTATTTG ATACTGGTAATCCTCAAGTGACCTGCCCAAGTAACATTGAAGAAGATACAGGCACAGACCAAACTACAGTGACTTGGGATGACCCCTCAGTCAGTGACAATTTTGATACAGGTCTGTCAGCTACTTGTGTTCCACCTTCTGGTTCATCATTTAATATTGGTTCATATAGTGTCACTTGTACTGCAACTGATAATGCTGGCCGAGAAGGAGAATGTACATTCATAGTTACTGTTAATG ATGGAAGAATTCCCATTGTTATATGCCCTGATGATATAACCATGGATACAAACACAGAAGGAACTACAGTGACCTGGGATGACCCCTCAGTGAGTAATAATGTTGATACTGGTCTGTCAGCTACTTGTACTCCACCTTCTGGTTCCTTATTTAATGCTGGTTCAACTAATGTTATTTGTACTGCTACAGATAGTGCTGGTAATATGGGAAGTTGTCAATTTACAGTTATTATCAATG ATTCTGGGGGTCTAATTGTAACATGTCCTGATAACATTGAAGAACGTACAAACATAGAACAAGTTACAGTGACCTGGGATGACCCCTCAGTGAGTGACAATGTTGACAATGGTCTGTCAGCAACTTGTACTCCAGCTTCTGGTTCATCATTTAATATTGGCTCAAATGGTGTTAAATGTACTGCTACAGATATTGCTGGGAACGTGGGAAGTTGTCAATTTACAGTTAATATCATTATTG ATGATAGTGATGCTCCAGTTGTAACATGTCCTGACcgtgcgaaaaatcaatttactGTGACCTGGAATGACCTCTTGGTCAGTGACAATGGTCTGTCACCTACTTGTTCTCCACCTTCTGGTTCATTATTTGATGCCGGTTCAACTGATGTAACTTGCACATCAACAGATATTGCTGGAAATACAGGTAGCTGTGAATTTACAGTTTCCTTTGATG GCAGGGAAGATACATTGAGCAACACAGTATCCGGTTACCTTATAGCA GTCCCACTATTCTCAGAAGAACAAGAGAAAGGATGA